The Zingiber officinale cultivar Zhangliang chromosome 9A, Zo_v1.1, whole genome shotgun sequence genome window below encodes:
- the LOC122019488 gene encoding probable transport accessory protein MmpS3 produces the protein MQQTIHMHFRHLIIDWLESQKIDVSRGRLEHMTVAYSRISSRSFMKTALVGGPAGVQWHDGRAFDDAEEDIPEPASPTFEETVDTRLEELTIEVADLHSMMETMVHRQTSMQATMDTLVDLVSSWVTGNPSQSAPSTAPIPQAEDAAGADTEAVPAPATTSAPPPAAAADPPPSSDDLIKFYVTL, from the exons ATGCAGCAGACGATCCATATGCATTTCAGGCATCTTATCATAGATTGGCTGGAGTCCCAGAAGATAGATGTCTCCCGGGGACGGCTGGAGCACATGACTgtggcttattctcggatttcttcccgCTCCTTCATGAAGACGGCCTTAGTTGGTGGTCCAGCAGGAGTTCAATGGCACGATGGACGTGCTTTTG ATGATGCTGAGGAGGATATCCCTGAGCCAGCTTCTCCGACATTCGAGGAGACTGTCGACACTCGCCTGGAGGAGCTGACTATCGAGGTAGCCGACCTGCATTCCATGATGGAGACCATGGTCCATCGAcagacttcgatgcaggcgacTATGGATACATTAGTGGATTTAGTGAGCTCTTGGGTGACGGGTAATCCGTCTCAGTCTGCTCCCTCCACAGCTCCCATTCCCCAGGCTGAGGATGCTGCTGGTGCTGACACTGAGGCAGTTCCTGCTCCAGCTACTACTtcggctcctcctcctgctgctgctgctgatccCCCTCCTTCGAGCGATGATCTTATCAAGTTTTATGTCACTTTGTGA